The following DNA comes from Microbacterium wangchenii.
GAGCCCCCTCGGTGATCACGGTGCTGCCCTCGAGGAAGCGGTACGAGGTGGCGTTCGTGCCCCACCACAGATTCGCGGTGAGCGTGTAGTCGCCGTCACCATCGTTGTTGTCCGAACTCAGCACCGGCACTCCGGGCCGAGCGTCGCGGACGGTCACCGTGAGGGGCGCGGTCGGCGTGGTGCCCTGGGAGTTCACGAGCTCCGCGGTGTAGACGTACTCGCCGTTCGCGCGGCCGCTGATCGCCTCGGACACCTGCTGCGGGTCGGGGGACGACGGTGTCAGCGTCCGCTCCACGAGAAGCTGGCCATTCTCGTAGAGGCGGTAGGTGCCGGCGTTCGTCCCCCACCACAGGTTCATCGTCACGGTGTAGCTGCCGTCGTGGAGGCCGGTGTCCCACCCGTTGTCGGAGCTGAGCACGCCCTTCGCGGGAGGCGCGGTCGCGCCGTCCGGTGCCTCGTCGCACGCGCCGTCGGGGAAGGACACGGGCTCGCGCGCGTCGAACTCCGCCGGCGCGTCGTGCACGTATCGCAGCGTGAGGTGGTCGAGGTTCAGCCAGTTGCGACTGCCTTCCGACTGGTCGAACACGAGGGAGATCGTGTTCTCGCCGGACGCCAGCGGCACGTTCGGCACGGTGACGGTCTGCCACGCCTCCCACGACCCGGTGCCGGGGAAAGCCTGGTCGGCGACGACCTCTGTGCCGTTCACCGCCACGCGGCGCGACGCCTCGCCGGCGCCGGCGGCGTACCGCAGCGTCACGTCATAGCGACCCGCCTTCTCCACGGCGGCCCCGAGCTCCACTCCCCGGCCGTCGCCGTTCCATCCGGCGAGATATCCGTCGCCGGTGTGGCCGTTCGCGTTCGATTCCACATCGACGCCCGAGCGGACGCCGGTCTCCGCCTCCAGCTGCCGCGACACGAGGAGCCGGTCGAGGTTGAGGTACTGGCTCGAGCCCGAGCCGCCGGCGTACTCGACGCGGATGGTGTTGTGCCCGGCGAGGAGGTCGACGTTGTCGAGGTCGGTCTCCGCCCACGTCGACCACGAGCCCGTGCCCGGGAAACGGTGGTTGCTCCCCACTTCCGCGCCGTTCACGAGGATGCGGCGCGTCGCCTCGCCCGCTGCGGCGGCGTAGCGCAGCCGCAGCTCATGGGCGCCGGCGGCCGCGGTGTCCACATGAAACGTCACCGCCTGACCGTCGGTGTTCCATCCGGCCAGGTATCCGCGGCCGAGGAAGCCCTCGCTCGAGCTTTCCGCGCCGATCGAGGTCGTGACCGCGTTCTCAGCGTCATAGATGCCGGTGCCGGGCTGCGGCCCGGAATACCCATTCGAGGGGACGACCTGCAGTGCGCTGACCGCCGCCGCCGCCGTGAGGCTCTGGAGGCGACCGTCCTCCGTGGGCGCCGACCAGTTCCACCCGGCCAGGTTGTCGCCGGCCCGGCGGTGGTCCCATGCCTGCGTGACGTTCGCCTGCAGCAGCGGCAGATACTGCGGCTGATCATGGACGGTCGCGAGGTAGGTGAGATGGCGGATGAGGATCGTCTTGAAACCAGCGCCGTCGTTGATGCCTTCGTCGATGACCGTGCCGCCGTTGGTCAGGTAGGTGGTCGCCCAGTCCGCGGCGGCGATCGCCTTGTCGAGGTACATCGCGTCTTCCGTCGCCTCGTACAGGGCAGTCGCCGCACCAATGTAATTGCCGAAGTTGTAGGTGAAGTCCCATTTCACCAGCGTCCCGTCGCCCGGCCCCTCGAGGTGGTCGAACACGTGTCCGTCGACCTGCAGGTGGGTGTCGACCCAGTCGAACAGCTGCTCGGCCTTGTCGAGGTATCCGTCGTCTCCGGTGGCCTGATACAGCCGCGTCGCAGTGATCGATGCGGGCCCGTTCGTGGCGACGTTCTTCTGGTCGCGCGGATCTTTCCGCCACCAGATCCCGCCGCCGTAGGTGGAATCCCACTCCGCCCAGATGCCCTCGAAGAGCTGCTTCGATCGCTCAAGGTAGCGGCAGTCCTTGGTGAGTGCGTAGGCACGGATGGCACCCTGAGCCCACCATCCGATGTCATCGTTGAAGTTGTTCTCGAAGTCGGGGTGATACGCGACGAAGCCGTCGTAGACGTCGTCGATCATCGGCCGCTGCTCGGCATCACCTGTGCGCTGATAGGCGTCCATCACCGTTTCCCACAGCTGCGCCTCCCACCAGAAGTCGGTGTAGAGCCCCTTCTCGGGTCCGAAGGCGTGCGCGGGGTCGATCACATGGTCGCTGTTGGTGAAGAAGTAGTTCTTCGCCGGATCCCAGAACGCGTCCACAAACGCGTCGAACGCCTGATCGGCATCATCCGCCGTCGAGGCTGCCGCCGGCGTCGCGATGCCGACGCTGAGAGCAAGAGTCGCTGTCGCCAGCATTCCGAGGGCCGCACGCTGCGTCATCCGTATCTCCGTCGATGTGAATGGGTCCGCGGCGTCGATGCCGACCGGACGCGATCACACTAACGAACATATTTATATACGTCTAGTAGGACTCTTTATACTCATTGTGACGATTGCGCGACACGGCGTAGCGCGGAGCGCGGGTGCTCCGATCGCATGCTCATCGACGCCGCGGGGAGCCCGGCGCAATCGCGAGGATTCAGGGTGCGGAAGCGGCGTGCTGATCAGGTCGCGGGCGGAGTGCGGCCGTCGCGGGCCTCGGGATCGTCGGATGCGGCGTCCTCGCCTGGCAGCAGCACGGGGCGGTCGACCGGCTTGGCCACCTGCGCGGGGTCGACGGCGAGGAGCAGCAGCGCGACGATCACCAGCACCGCGATGAACGCGATGCCCGCGGCGATGGCGCCGAAGACCAGGGCGCGCTGGGCCTGGCCGGCGGGGCCGTCCTGGAAGAACCCCATCGTGACCATCGTCACGATGCCGGCGAACGCCGCCGTCAGGAACGCCAGCCCCAGCAGGTGCAGCGGGCGCATCAGATCGCGGCGGGTGGGTTTGTCGGTCATGCGCCGACCTCCTCAGCAGATGTGGGGGCCGCCGCCGCGTCGCGTCGCGGCGAGAATCCGGCGATGCCGAGGTACACCGCGAGAATCGCGGCGTAGACGCCGAAAATCCCCACCGCGATGATCGTGCCGGTCAGGGTGAACGACTGGCCGACCT
Coding sequences within:
- a CDS encoding glycoside hydrolase family 76 protein; amino-acid sequence: MTQRAALGMLATATLALSVGIATPAAASTADDADQAFDAFVDAFWDPAKNYFFTNSDHVIDPAHAFGPEKGLYTDFWWEAQLWETVMDAYQRTGDAEQRPMIDDVYDGFVAYHPDFENNFNDDIGWWAQGAIRAYALTKDCRYLERSKQLFEGIWAEWDSTYGGGIWWRKDPRDQKNVATNGPASITATRLYQATGDDGYLDKAEQLFDWVDTHLQVDGHVFDHLEGPGDGTLVKWDFTYNFGNYIGAATALYEATEDAMYLDKAIAAADWATTYLTNGGTVIDEGINDGAGFKTILIRHLTYLATVHDQPQYLPLLQANVTQAWDHRRAGDNLAGWNWSAPTEDGRLQSLTAAAAVSALQVVPSNGYSGPQPGTGIYDAENAVTTSIGAESSSEGFLGRGYLAGWNTDGQAVTFHVDTAAAGAHELRLRYAAAAGEATRRILVNGAEVGSNHRFPGTGSWSTWAETDLDNVDLLAGHNTIRVEYAGGSGSSQYLNLDRLLVSRQLEAETGVRSGVDVESNANGHTGDGYLAGWNGDGRGVELGAAVEKAGRYDVTLRYAAGAGEASRRVAVNGTEVVADQAFPGTGSWEAWQTVTVPNVPLASGENTISLVFDQSEGSRNWLNLDHLTLRYVHDAPAEFDAREPVSFPDGACDEAPDGATAPPAKGVLSSDNGWDTGLHDGSYTVTMNLWWGTNAGTYRLYENGQLLVERTLTPSSPDPQQVSEAISGRANGEYVYTAELVNSQGTTPTAPLTVTVRDARPGVPVLSSDNNDGDGDYTLTANLWWGTNATSYRFLEGSTVITEGALTDATPSAQTARHSVTGAVPGAHVYRVEFTNAAGATSSAPITVTVAPEQGAS
- a CDS encoding amino acid transporter, whose protein sequence is MTDKPTRRDLMRPLHLLGLAFLTAAFAGIVTMVTMGFFQDGPAGQAQRALVFGAIAAGIAFIAVLVIVALLLLAVDPAQVAKPVDRPVLLPGEDAASDDPEARDGRTPPAT